One Vibrio neonatus genomic window carries:
- the cmoA gene encoding carboxy-S-adenosyl-L-methionine synthase CmoA, producing MSTDKIFSAPIEKIGDFTFDERVAEVFPDMIQRSVPGYSNIISAIGMLAERFATEGSNLYDLGCSLGAATLSMRRNITADNCHIIAVDNSSAMVERCKLHINAYKAKTPVDIREADIREIEIRDASVVVLNFTLQFLSPDDRQKLLEKIYQGLLPGGILILSEKFIFEDQTSHELLIDLHHDFKRANGYSELEISQKRSAIEHVMLPDKIDTHKKRFADIGFSSSEVWFQCFNFGSMFAIK from the coding sequence ATGAGCACAGATAAGATTTTTTCCGCTCCAATTGAAAAAATTGGCGACTTTACTTTCGATGAACGCGTAGCAGAAGTGTTCCCAGATATGATTCAACGTTCTGTACCTGGGTACAGCAATATCATCTCTGCCATTGGCATGCTGGCTGAACGTTTTGCCACTGAAGGCTCCAATTTATACGATCTTGGGTGCTCGTTGGGCGCGGCAACACTGTCGATGCGCCGCAACATTACCGCTGATAACTGCCACATTATTGCTGTTGATAATTCATCAGCGATGGTGGAGCGATGCAAATTGCACATCAATGCCTATAAAGCGAAAACGCCGGTCGATATTCGTGAAGCCGATATTCGCGAAATAGAAATACGCGACGCCTCTGTGGTGGTGCTTAACTTCACTTTGCAGTTTCTCTCGCCTGACGATCGTCAAAAACTACTAGAGAAAATCTATCAAGGCTTGTTACCCGGCGGTATTTTGATTCTGTCGGAAAAATTCATCTTTGAAGACCAGACTTCACACGAATTGCTTATCGACCTTCATCACGACTTTAAACGTGCCAATGGTTATAGCGAGTTGGAAATCAGCCAAAAACGCAGTGCCATTGAACATGTGATGTTGCCCGATAAAATCGACACTCATAAAAAACGTTTTGCTGATATTGGCTTTAGTAGCAGTGAAGTGTGGTTCCAGTGCTTTAACTTTGGTTCTATGTTCGCTATTAAGTAA
- a CDS encoding AraC family transcriptional regulator, protein MTKNKIKTLLEKQLSEDGLHETGINGVRLFKVSESIQCAPAVYEPTVIAIVSGTKEAILDGNKHLYDNAKYMCCTMSLPVEAGTPNASPENPLLGVSITLDSKVMTELALEMENVAGSVKAPRGAELPKGLSFATWDDAFCDALLRLLQLGDNSVDSAILGESRLRELYYAVLKGEAGASVRRSFGVGNEIARSIEYLSHRLDQSVTIDELASKVGMSRAVFHRKFKQATSLSPIQFMKSMRLNNAAMNIATGMNVNEAAMSVGYVSSSQFSREFKRLYGQSPKQWVSSQGRLGMMA, encoded by the coding sequence ATGACGAAGAACAAAATAAAAACGCTACTAGAAAAGCAACTTAGTGAAGACGGCTTGCATGAAACGGGAATAAACGGCGTGCGACTGTTTAAGGTGTCAGAGTCCATTCAGTGCGCACCTGCGGTGTATGAACCGACAGTGATTGCTATTGTCAGTGGCACTAAAGAAGCAATATTAGATGGCAATAAACACCTTTACGACAACGCCAAATACATGTGCTGCACTATGTCGTTACCTGTAGAAGCAGGCACCCCGAATGCGTCACCTGAAAACCCATTGCTCGGAGTCTCGATTACCTTAGACAGTAAAGTAATGACTGAGCTGGCACTGGAGATGGAAAACGTGGCAGGTTCTGTTAAAGCGCCAAGGGGAGCCGAATTACCTAAAGGACTCTCTTTTGCCACGTGGGATGATGCATTTTGCGATGCGCTATTGCGCTTATTGCAACTGGGAGACAACTCAGTAGACAGTGCAATATTGGGAGAAAGCCGCTTGCGTGAGTTGTATTATGCGGTATTAAAAGGCGAAGCGGGCGCTTCAGTAAGGCGCTCTTTTGGCGTAGGCAATGAAATCGCTCGTTCTATCGAATATTTATCACATCGCCTTGATCAAAGCGTAACCATTGATGAGCTAGCCTCTAAAGTAGGAATGAGTCGCGCGGTGTTTCATCGAAAGTTTAAGCAAGCAACCTCACTGTCACCCATCCAATTTATGAAATCGATGCGTTTAAATAACGCGGCAATGAATATCGCAACAGGAATGAATGTTAATGAAGCGGCAATGAGTGTTGGCTATGTCAGTTCATCCCAGTTCAGCCGTGAATTTAAACGTTTGTATGGACAGTCACCGAAGCAGTGGGTGTCTTCTCAAGGGCGTTTAGGAATGATGGCGTAA
- a CDS encoding SDR family oxidoreductase, with product MTTKQFGPKGWTPELMHSLKGKTYLITGANTGAGFEASRILLSKGAQVVMLNRNPSKSVAAIEALKAQLGADAKVSFITLDLSKLDSVRKAAAQILESVPQIDALICNGAIAQVAKQEFTADGFESQLGVNHYGHFLLCGMLFERIDASHGRIVVVGSEGYKMGIQKIQFDDMNWDNNYHPNNTYCHSKLAQMMFGYELQNRIKQANKNVQVYVCHPGASKTSLINNKANGITRIAFSLMAMTPIVQSAEKGAYPELMCATQDNLSEQAYYGPTGFNYWVGAVDQRQIESFVKDQASAQRLWALSEQETGFEFSL from the coding sequence ATGACAACAAAACAATTTGGCCCTAAAGGTTGGACTCCAGAACTGATGCACTCTTTAAAGGGTAAAACCTATTTGATCACTGGGGCTAACACTGGCGCAGGGTTTGAAGCTTCACGTATTCTGCTGTCTAAAGGCGCTCAAGTGGTGATGTTGAATCGAAACCCTAGCAAATCTGTTGCGGCGATAGAGGCATTAAAAGCACAGCTCGGCGCAGATGCAAAAGTGAGCTTTATTACCCTAGATCTTTCTAAACTGGATTCGGTGCGCAAAGCCGCAGCGCAAATTCTCGAAAGCGTTCCTCAAATTGATGCGCTTATTTGTAATGGCGCGATCGCGCAAGTGGCGAAGCAAGAATTTACCGCTGATGGCTTTGAAAGCCAGTTAGGTGTCAATCACTATGGTCACTTCTTACTGTGCGGCATGTTGTTTGAGCGCATTGACGCCTCTCACGGAAGAATCGTGGTTGTCGGCAGTGAAGGCTATAAAATGGGCATTCAGAAAATTCAATTTGATGACATGAACTGGGATAACAATTATCACCCGAACAACACCTACTGCCACAGTAAATTGGCGCAAATGATGTTTGGCTATGAACTGCAAAACAGAATCAAGCAGGCAAACAAAAATGTGCAGGTGTATGTTTGTCATCCGGGCGCATCAAAAACTTCGCTCATTAACAACAAAGCAAATGGCATTACCCGCATTGCATTCTCACTAATGGCAATGACGCCGATTGTGCAATCGGCAGAGAAAGGCGCATACCCTGAACTGATGTGCGCGACACAAGATAACTTATCTGAACAAGCCTACTATGGGCCCACTGGATTTAATTATTGGGTGGGTGCGGTTGATCAGCGCCAAATAGAGTCTTTTGTCAAAGACCAAGCGAGTGCACAACGTTTATGGGCACTGTCTGAGCAAGAAACCGGCTTTGAGTTTTCTCTTTAA
- a CDS encoding TIGR02647 family protein, whose product MKFNQLLVDELNLLMQFNLDSAATGIKVRSDACEATQVAIKSLFEKGLCTLSDGGYLTDQGVEIAESADKILRALSH is encoded by the coding sequence ATGAAATTTAATCAATTATTGGTCGATGAACTGAACTTGCTAATGCAATTCAACTTAGATAGTGCGGCTACAGGTATTAAGGTTCGCAGTGATGCTTGTGAAGCTACTCAAGTAGCAATTAAAAGCTTATTTGAAAAAGGCTTATGTACACTCAGTGATGGTGGTTACCTGACTGATCAAGGCGTAGAAATCGCTGAATCGGCAGACAAAATTCTAAGGGCGCTTAGCCACTAA
- a CDS encoding NAD-dependent epimerase/dehydratase family protein, which translates to MAPVLIIGAGWLGRPLAKQLSASHHQVHVTNSQLDTVKQSLAEGLHAHHLSLPLNASHSLTDLLQQLNIDTIIGCFTPGFRRTATPNWDSYAQNWQQICQSAKQAKINKIIMISSTAVYPAVAKSMQESDADFAQSIVDNQFSEKSRALLKAEQQVLDSGLDYAVIRCSGLIDQHRHPSRFATRLRSVSRHAPANMLHKDDAIGVIEFTLNKVTNRVLNASTPDTCDKAQFYQAAIAARQLDIALPEIIDTPDKRIDSTLSQKLGYQYRYQHTLDLL; encoded by the coding sequence ATGGCTCCCGTTCTAATAATAGGCGCAGGTTGGCTTGGTCGTCCTTTAGCCAAGCAGCTTAGCGCTTCTCATCATCAAGTTCATGTCACCAATTCTCAATTAGATACCGTCAAGCAAAGCTTAGCAGAAGGCTTACACGCTCATCATTTATCACTACCGTTAAATGCATCTCATTCGCTCACAGATCTGTTACAACAATTAAATATCGATACCATTATTGGCTGTTTTACGCCCGGATTTCGTCGCACAGCAACGCCAAATTGGGACAGCTACGCACAAAACTGGCAGCAAATCTGTCAAAGCGCCAAACAAGCGAAAATCAATAAGATCATCATGATCAGCTCAACAGCGGTCTATCCTGCCGTGGCTAAGTCTATGCAAGAAAGCGATGCTGATTTTGCGCAATCTATTGTCGATAACCAATTTTCCGAAAAGAGCCGAGCGCTGTTAAAAGCAGAGCAACAAGTGCTTGATAGTGGATTGGATTATGCCGTTATTCGTTGCAGCGGGCTCATTGATCAACATCGCCACCCTTCTCGCTTTGCCACACGTTTACGCTCAGTCAGTCGTCACGCGCCGGCCAACATGTTGCATAAAGACGATGCCATTGGGGTTATCGAATTTACGCTCAATAAGGTCACGAACCGAGTACTGAATGCCTCTACCCCAGACACCTGTGATAAGGCGCAGTTTTATCAAGCCGCTATTGCCGCTCGACAACTGGATATTGCGCTTCCAGAAATCATCGATACGCCTGATAAAAGAATCGACAGTACCCTGTCACAAAAGCTCGGCTATCAATATCGTTATCAGCACACTTTGGATTTACTCTAA
- the mukB gene encoding chromosome partition protein MukB — MIERGKYQSLTMVNWNGFFARTFDIDGLVTTLSGGNGAGKSTTMAAFITTLIPDQSLLHFRNTTEAGSSQASRDKGLYGKLQPGVCYAALEVVNSRNQRLVFAVKLQQIAGRDKKVDIKPFLIQGLPSSIKAANLFIETINDTQAKVCQLNEVKERVAEIEGAQFKAFNSITDYHAQMFDFGVVPKKLRNSSDRSKFYRLIEASLYGGISSTITRSLRDYLLPQNGGVKKAFQDMEAALRENRTTLEAIKNTQADRDLFKHLLTESTNYVAADYMRHANQRRSKLESTLAMRAELFGNRQQIIDNNALLNSTQQQLEAVVEEYSALEQDHQSAVDYVQLVQNALQQQQKIARYEDDLVELSERLEEQIMVVEEAQELLIAAEEQSTLTEEEVDSLKSQLADYQQALDVQQTRALQYQQAIKAFAEARELCGLDIDSVDEIPAIVSELTEQQQSQTQQILSLKHKLDINSAGVEQFNHAFELVKKLDDTCSRQQAASFAKSALAKAVSANNDVSQLPHWQSQKQALSSALAKQKAVCALVTEYQQQFASQLADEADLEIEHERQALAIETAEQNIESGRDNLIEMRRNEQQINSEIARFESIAPSWIKANDTLMKIAEQTDAELIDAQSVMASMQQVLETEKALLSSKDAIAIRRTQVDKEIEALGAPGGANDARLKALADSLGGVLLSEIYDDITLDDAPYFSAMYGPARHAIVVSDMSGIKERLVEFDDCPDDVYLLEGDVDAFDDSQFEVEEFEGAVCVQVSDKQLRFSRFPKVPLFGRAARESRLDTLREERDQLIEDYAKASFDAQKAQRLYQAFNDFVANHAQVAFEDDPEDSIRELRSQRSALTEQLSKLQASESEHKITLAKAKKALSALDKISPSLHLLEDISLAERLEEVEHKLEALTESKRYLDKCGKTLQQLEPIVDALDADPEQFDAIQAEYEALDKALQQNKTKSFALSNVLGRKAHFAYQDSVQLLDKSNELSDQLKLKLVSAEAAKERAKEGLKQAQKQFQQYNQLLATLKSSHQAKSETVQEFRQELSDAGVTLDDGILERAQSRKENLHQRIETSRTAQSQMQKTLTATEMELRTATKALKKQQKEYNELRTFVVTAKAGWCSVLKLAREHDVERRLHKRELAYLSEGELRSMSDKSLGALRLAVANEDDLRDSLRASEDTAYPERKVLFYIAVYQYLRERIRQDIIRTDDPVEAIEEMEVELARLTEELNQRETRLAISSESVSSIIKKTIQREQNRIRILNQGLSNIHFGQVKGVRLNVQIRESHQVLLDSLASPDKAHQQLFDNSRLTFSEAMAKLFQRVNPHIDMGQRSPQVLGEELLDYRNYLEMGVEVNRGSEGWLQAESGALSTGEAIGTGQSILLMVVQSWEEESRRLRSKDIVPCRLLFLDEAARLDAKSIATLFELCDRLNMQLLIAAPENISPEKGTTYKLVRKVFKDHEHVHVVGLRGFGQKSLDSQQIDEAEVI, encoded by the coding sequence ATGATTGAACGCGGTAAATATCAATCACTGACTATGGTCAACTGGAACGGTTTTTTTGCACGTACCTTTGATATCGATGGTCTTGTTACTACATTGTCTGGCGGTAATGGTGCGGGTAAATCCACCACTATGGCGGCATTTATTACCACATTGATTCCCGATCAAAGCCTACTGCACTTTAGAAACACCACCGAAGCGGGAAGCTCGCAAGCCTCTCGTGATAAAGGTTTGTACGGTAAGTTGCAACCGGGCGTGTGTTACGCCGCGCTAGAAGTGGTCAACTCACGTAACCAACGTTTGGTATTTGCGGTTAAACTGCAACAAATCGCCGGTCGTGATAAGAAAGTAGATATTAAGCCTTTCTTAATTCAAGGTCTGCCAAGCTCGATTAAAGCGGCAAATCTGTTCATTGAAACCATCAATGATACGCAAGCCAAAGTGTGTCAGCTCAATGAAGTCAAAGAGCGAGTGGCGGAAATCGAAGGGGCGCAATTTAAAGCCTTTAATTCTATTACTGATTACCACGCGCAAATGTTTGATTTTGGCGTAGTGCCGAAAAAACTGCGTAACTCTAGCGACCGCTCTAAGTTTTATCGCTTAATTGAAGCTTCTTTATACGGCGGTATCTCAAGCACCATTACTCGTTCATTGCGCGATTACTTATTGCCACAAAATGGCGGAGTGAAAAAAGCCTTTCAGGATATGGAAGCGGCGCTACGTGAAAACCGCACTACCTTGGAAGCGATTAAAAATACCCAAGCGGATCGTGATCTGTTTAAGCACCTGTTAACTGAGTCAACCAACTACGTTGCCGCCGACTACATGCGTCACGCTAATCAGCGCCGCTCGAAATTAGAAAGCACGCTGGCTATGCGCGCAGAGCTATTTGGCAATCGTCAGCAGATCATTGATAACAATGCACTGCTTAACTCAACGCAGCAGCAATTAGAAGCGGTTGTCGAAGAGTACTCAGCGCTAGAGCAAGACCATCAATCTGCGGTCGATTATGTTCAGCTAGTGCAAAATGCACTGCAGCAACAACAAAAAATCGCTCGCTATGAAGATGATTTAGTTGAGCTAAGTGAACGCCTTGAAGAACAAATCATGGTGGTCGAAGAGGCGCAAGAGCTATTAATTGCCGCCGAAGAGCAAAGCACCCTAACCGAAGAAGAGGTAGACAGCCTTAAATCTCAGCTCGCAGACTATCAGCAAGCGCTGGATGTTCAACAAACTCGCGCATTGCAATATCAGCAAGCCATAAAAGCCTTTGCTGAGGCGCGTGAACTGTGCGGTTTAGACATTGATTCAGTGGACGAGATCCCAGCTATTGTCAGCGAACTTACCGAGCAGCAACAAAGTCAAACTCAGCAAATCTTATCGCTAAAACACAAATTAGACATCAATTCAGCGGGCGTTGAGCAGTTCAACCATGCCTTTGAGTTGGTGAAAAAGCTCGATGACACTTGCTCTCGTCAGCAAGCGGCTAGTTTTGCCAAAAGCGCACTGGCTAAAGCGGTATCGGCCAACAACGATGTGTCTCAATTGCCACATTGGCAGTCACAAAAACAAGCATTAAGCAGCGCACTGGCAAAACAAAAAGCGGTGTGTGCGTTGGTCACTGAATACCAACAGCAATTTGCCTCGCAGTTAGCCGATGAAGCAGACTTAGAAATTGAGCACGAGCGTCAAGCTCTGGCTATCGAAACGGCTGAACAAAACATTGAGTCAGGCCGTGATAACTTAATTGAGATGCGTCGTAATGAACAGCAAATCAATTCTGAGATTGCCCGTTTTGAATCCATTGCGCCAAGCTGGATTAAAGCCAATGACACCTTGATGAAAATTGCCGAGCAAACCGATGCTGAGCTAATCGATGCTCAATCGGTAATGGCGTCTATGCAGCAAGTGCTAGAAACAGAGAAAGCCCTGTTATCGAGCAAAGATGCGATTGCCATTCGTCGCACTCAAGTCGATAAAGAGATCGAAGCCTTAGGCGCACCGGGCGGGGCAAATGATGCTCGTCTGAAAGCGTTAGCGGATAGCTTAGGCGGGGTGCTTCTTTCTGAAATATACGATGACATCACCTTAGATGACGCGCCTTACTTTAGCGCCATGTACGGCCCTGCGCGTCACGCGATTGTCGTGTCTGACATGAGCGGCATTAAAGAGCGATTGGTCGAATTTGATGATTGCCCTGATGATGTTTACCTTTTAGAAGGTGACGTTGATGCCTTTGATGATAGCCAATTTGAAGTAGAAGAATTTGAAGGCGCAGTGTGCGTTCAAGTCAGCGACAAACAACTGCGTTTCTCTCGCTTCCCGAAAGTGCCATTATTTGGACGCGCCGCGCGTGAATCTCGCCTCGATACCTTGCGTGAAGAGCGCGACCAATTAATCGAAGATTACGCAAAAGCCTCATTTGATGCGCAAAAAGCGCAGCGTTTGTACCAAGCGTTTAATGACTTTGTGGCAAATCACGCACAAGTGGCCTTTGAAGACGATCCAGAAGATAGCATTCGCGAATTACGCAGTCAGCGCAGTGCGTTGACAGAGCAGTTATCAAAACTGCAAGCATCAGAAAGTGAGCACAAAATCACTTTAGCCAAAGCGAAAAAAGCGCTCTCGGCATTAGATAAAATTTCGCCATCGTTACATCTCCTTGAAGACATTAGCCTTGCTGAGCGTCTAGAAGAAGTTGAGCATAAGTTAGAAGCGCTCACTGAAAGTAAGCGCTACCTTGATAAGTGTGGCAAAACCCTGCAACAGCTTGAGCCTATTGTGGATGCCCTTGATGCCGACCCTGAGCAATTTGATGCGATTCAAGCCGAATACGAAGCTCTTGATAAGGCTTTACAACAAAACAAAACCAAGAGCTTTGCGCTGTCGAACGTATTAGGACGTAAAGCGCACTTTGCCTACCAAGATTCAGTGCAATTGCTGGATAAAAGTAATGAGCTGAGCGATCAGCTGAAACTTAAACTAGTAAGCGCAGAAGCGGCGAAAGAGCGCGCCAAAGAAGGCTTAAAACAGGCGCAAAAGCAGTTCCAACAATATAACCAATTGTTGGCGACGCTAAAAAGCTCTCATCAAGCGAAGTCTGAAACTGTACAAGAGTTCCGCCAAGAGCTTAGCGATGCCGGTGTTACCTTAGATGATGGTATTTTAGAGCGCGCGCAATCGCGCAAAGAAAACCTGCATCAGCGCATTGAAACCTCGCGCACCGCGCAATCTCAAATGCAGAAAACCTTAACCGCGACTGAGATGGAGCTTCGCACCGCTACTAAAGCGCTGAAGAAGCAGCAAAAAGAGTACAACGAACTGCGCACCTTTGTAGTAACGGCAAAAGCCGGCTGGTGCTCAGTATTGAAACTGGCTCGAGAGCACGATGTAGAGCGTCGCTTGCATAAGCGTGAGTTGGCTTACCTTTCAGAAGGTGAGTTGCGCTCCATGTCGGATAAATCGTTAGGGGCATTGCGCCTTGCAGTAGCCAATGAAGACGATTTACGTGATTCACTGCGCGCTTCTGAAGATACTGCGTATCCTGAGCGTAAGGTGCTGTTCTACATTGCAGTGTATCAATATCTGCGTGAGCGTATTCGCCAAGATATTATTCGCACCGACGATCCGGTGGAAGCCATCGAAGAGATGGAAGTGGAGCTGGCGCGTCTAACCGAAGAGCTTAATCAACGTGAAACTCGTCTGGCAATCAGCTCAGAGTCTGTTTCTAGCATCATTAAGAAGACCATTCAGCGTGAGCAAAACCGCATCCGCATCTTGAACCAAGGGTTGTCGAACATCCACTTTGGTCAGGTGAAAGGGGTTCGTTTGAATGTGCAAATTCGCGAAAGCCATCAAGTGCTGTTAGATAGCCTAGCAAGCCCTGATAAAGCGCATCAACAACTGTTTGATAATTCAAGACTGACCTTCTCAGAAGCGATGGCGAAGTTGTTCCAACGCGTTAACCCACACATTGATATGGGTCAGCGTTCGCCGCAAGTGTTGGGTGAAGAGCTACTGGATTACCGAAACTACCTAGAAATGGGCGTGGAAGTTAACCGTGGTTCAGAAGGTTGGTTACAAGCCGAGTCTGGTGCACTGTCAACGGGTGAAGCTATTGGTACGGGTCAATCCATTCTATTAATGGTGGTACAAAGCTGGGAAGAAGAGTCTCGCCGTTTGCGTAGCAAAGACATTGTTCCTTGTCGTTTATTGTTCTTGGATGAAGCGGCGCGTTTGGATGCCAAATCCATTGCCACCTTGTTTGAGCTGTGTGATCGCTTAAACATGCAATTGTTGATTGCCGCTCCAGAAAACATCAGCCCAGAAAAAGGGACGACTTACAAACTGGTGCGTAAAGTGTTTAAAGATCATGAACACGTACATGTGGTAGGTCTGCGCGGTTTTGGTCAAAAATCGTTAGACAGCCAACAAATTGATGAAGCGGAAGTGATCTAG
- the mukE gene encoding chromosome partition protein MukE — MSSINSDTYMPENLVRAIANPLFPALDSLLRSGRHITQDDMDNHALLCDFETDLMLFYQRYNTELVRAPEGFFYLRPRSTTLISRSVLSELDMLVGKVLCFLYLSPERLAQEGIFSNQEMFDELLSIADHRTLMKFVTNKATGTDLDKEKLYDKVRTSLRRLKRLGMLLPIGEGEKFRISEAVFRFGADVRVGDDVQQAQIRLIRDGEAIPSEEVQQGSLLDEPSYNETSSDEHAGDEQSHNESNNEEQA, encoded by the coding sequence ATGTCATCAATAAATTCTGATACATATATGCCAGAGAATCTGGTTCGAGCGATAGCAAATCCGCTGTTTCCAGCGTTAGATAGCTTACTTCGCTCTGGTCGTCATATTACTCAAGACGACATGGATAATCATGCACTGCTGTGCGACTTTGAAACAGACTTGATGCTGTTCTACCAAAGATACAACACCGAATTGGTGCGCGCGCCAGAAGGTTTCTTCTACTTGCGTCCACGTTCAACCACCTTAATTAGCCGCAGCGTCCTCTCTGAGTTAGATATGCTGGTGGGCAAAGTATTGTGTTTCCTTTATCTAAGCCCTGAGCGTCTGGCGCAAGAAGGCATATTCAGCAACCAAGAAATGTTTGATGAACTGCTTTCTATTGCCGACCATCGCACTTTGATGAAGTTTGTTACTAACAAAGCGACTGGTACCGATTTAGATAAAGAAAAACTGTACGACAAAGTGCGCACTTCTCTGCGCAGATTGAAACGTCTGGGCATGCTATTGCCAATAGGTGAAGGCGAAAAATTCCGCATCAGCGAAGCGGTATTTCGCTTTGGCGCTGATGTTCGAGTCGGTGATGATGTGCAGCAAGCGCAAATACGCTTAATTAGAGACGGTGAAGCGATCCCTTCAGAAGAAGTACAACAAGGCAGTTTGCTTGATGAGCCTAGCTACAATGAAACAAGCTCTGATGAGCACGCTGGTGATGAGCAAAGCCATAATGAGTCAAATAATGAGGAACAAGCATGA
- the mukF gene encoding chromosome partition protein MukF has product MSQLSQEGQHDDQVTVDELVGWVKQHDFSLNLNSEHLSFLVAIALLSRERFDEELGEGELHDAFAIVQREFNGDASVSNIAFKANNAINSLVAQRLLSRFTSEGQDGSSIYRLSPLAVGISEYYLRHRQFSKLKLSIQLTLAGKELANVVATAEQTPTDEGWRRDIYGTLKFSVAEIFDQIDLNQRVMDEEQHQVKAEIAELLNQDWREAIIHCEDLLSATSNTLTELQSSLQAAGDELQSQLLTLQQLVYGKEDLDYIDAVLFSLQVKLDRIISWGQQSIDLWIGYDRHVHKFIRTAIDMDKNRAFSQRLRQSIQDFGSNSWLLTFADAERLRDLRDESLVLKNDEALGQLPPEVEYQEMQQVSNELAEQVTAMLKRHKDQGAKIDLGEVLRNYLATHAQASHFDLARLVVDQAVRLGYSEQDYAAIQPDWQSINEYGAKVQANVINKF; this is encoded by the coding sequence ATGAGTCAACTCTCCCAAGAAGGGCAACATGACGATCAAGTCACAGTCGATGAACTGGTCGGGTGGGTTAAACAGCACGATTTCTCCCTTAACCTCAATAGTGAACATCTGAGTTTTTTAGTTGCGATAGCGCTACTCAGTCGTGAACGTTTTGATGAAGAGTTAGGAGAAGGCGAATTGCATGATGCATTTGCTATTGTCCAACGAGAATTTAATGGCGATGCGAGCGTCAGCAACATCGCGTTTAAAGCCAACAATGCCATCAACAGTTTAGTTGCGCAGAGATTACTGAGTCGATTTACCAGTGAAGGACAAGACGGAAGCAGCATTTATCGCCTTTCGCCCCTTGCGGTAGGTATCTCTGAGTATTACTTGCGCCATCGCCAATTTTCAAAATTGAAATTGTCTATCCAACTGACTTTAGCCGGTAAAGAGCTGGCAAATGTAGTGGCAACCGCTGAGCAGACGCCAACCGATGAAGGTTGGCGCAGAGACATATACGGCACATTGAAGTTTTCAGTTGCGGAAATTTTTGACCAAATTGATTTAAACCAAAGGGTCATGGATGAAGAGCAGCATCAAGTTAAAGCTGAGATTGCCGAGCTATTAAACCAAGATTGGCGTGAAGCGATCATCCACTGTGAAGACTTGCTTTCTGCTACCTCAAATACCTTAACTGAGCTGCAATCTTCCTTGCAAGCGGCAGGTGACGAGTTGCAATCTCAATTATTGACCTTACAACAATTGGTGTATGGCAAAGAAGATTTAGATTACATCGATGCGGTGTTATTTAGCCTGCAAGTTAAGCTCGATCGCATCATCAGTTGGGGGCAACAATCAATAGATTTATGGATAGGCTATGACCGTCACGTGCATAAATTTATCCGTACTGCGATTGATATGGATAAGAATCGAGCGTTCAGTCAACGACTGCGTCAATCTATTCAAGATTTTGGTTCCAATTCTTGGCTACTGACCTTTGCCGATGCGGAGCGTTTACGAGATCTAAGAGATGAATCTCTGGTTCTGAAAAACGATGAAGCCTTGGGGCAATTACCGCCAGAAGTGGAATATCAAGAAATGCAACAGGTCAGCAATGAGTTGGCCGAACAAGTCACAGCCATGTTGAAACGTCATAAAGATCAAGGGGCTAAAATCGACCTTGGTGAAGTGCTGCGTAACTATCTCGCCACTCACGCACAGGCAAGTCACTTTGATCTGGCTCGATTAGTGGTAGACCAAGCGGTGCGCTTGGGTTACTCAGAGCAAGACTACGCAGCAATACAGCCGGATTGGCAATCAATTAACGAATATGGCGCAAAGGTACAAGCGAATGTCATCAATAAATTCTGA